One Ostrea edulis chromosome 2, xbOstEdul1.1, whole genome shotgun sequence genomic region harbors:
- the LOC125679123 gene encoding cerebellin-1-like, translating to MFGTAFCVSIFLASVTIARGDCSCKKNIHYYNICMKSAENNRNGCGLHLSEYETCIKKEFTSLKSKVQLLERAISGISTERKVDTISFMASPATNIKPVSGATLIFGNVLTNKGGAYNGRTGVFTAPVSGSYFFMCTIGLPAPSSANDYLRIHIMKNGKISSYLFIGAEGMWIKRSENTLLQLQKGDKVYLKIRTNGGGQFPYIAGSSTYPGAVYHSHFSGFLI from the exons ATGTTCGGAACAGCGTTTTGTGTAAGCATTTTTTTGGCTTCAGTGACGATAGCTCGAGGCGATTGCAGCTGTAAGAAGAACATACATTATTACAACATTTGCATGAAGTCTGCAGAAAACAACAGAAATGGCTGTGGACTTCATCTCAGCGAATATGAGACGTGCATCAAGAAAGAGTTTACCTCTCTGAAGTCTAAAGTGCAGTTGCTAGAGCGTGCAATAAGCGGAATAAGTACAG agagaaaggTTGATACCATCTCATTTATGGCAAGTCCTGCAACTAACATCAAACCTGTATCAGGTGCAACTCTCATTTTCGGCAACGTTCTCACCAATAAAGGAGGAGCTTATAACGGCAGAACAGGTGTGTTTACCGCCCCAGTATCTGGTTCATACTTCTTCATGTGCACCATCGGACTTCCAGCACCTTCTTCCGCTAACGATTATCTGAGAATACATATTATGAAGAACGGCAAGATTTCTTCGTATTTGTTCATCGGCGCGGAAGGGATGTGGATCAAGAGATCAGAAAACACTCTGCTGCAGCTCCAGAAAGGCGACAAGGTTTATCTAAAAATCAGAACTAATGGGGGTGGTCAATTTCCATATATTGCTGGGTCAAGTACCTATCCAGGTGCTGTTTATCATTCGCATTTCTCGGGatttttgatataa